The following coding sequences lie in one Caproicibacterium argilliputei genomic window:
- the leuA gene encoding 2-isopropylmalate synthase produces MNSGCKKYIPFQQIPLQNRAWPQNTITKAPVWCSVDLRDGNQALVDPMNLEQKLEFFKLLVDVGFKEIEIGFPSASETEYEICRALIERNLIPDDVTIQVLVQAREHLIRKTFEAIHGAKNVIVHFYNSTSTLQRKIVFRKDMDGIVDIAVQAAKLIRALTEKEVAQTGMNIRYEYSPESFSGTEVENSVLICDRVLETLGATPQNKVILNLPDTVEMCTPNTFADQVEYCIRHLQGRENAVISVHPHNDRGTGVAATELSLLAGAERVEGTLFGNGERTGNVDIVTLAMNMYSQGVDPNLDFSQIHHVRDVYERCTGMKVPPRQPYAGDLVFTAFSGSHQDAIKKGVDYMRTQNSPYWEVPYLPIDPADIGREYEPIIRINSQSGKGGAAFVMQQAFGFQLPKAMHPEFGAVVKAACDEAGRELLPKEVYSLFSREYLEVKSPYNLKAYKLHEENENEDENAENGTAVHFEGNLRFRHEDHRVSAVGNGPIDAFFRALEQVGIKDYTFVAYQEHAISRGADSKAVSYIHLKNPQGKDVFGVGIDSNISLASIKGIICAINRSTRS; encoded by the coding sequence ATGAACAGTGGCTGCAAAAAGTATATTCCCTTTCAGCAGATTCCCCTGCAGAACCGTGCCTGGCCGCAAAACACGATAACGAAGGCACCCGTGTGGTGCAGCGTGGATTTGCGCGACGGTAACCAGGCTTTGGTAGACCCGATGAATCTGGAGCAAAAGCTGGAATTTTTCAAACTGTTGGTTGACGTCGGCTTTAAGGAAATTGAAATCGGCTTTCCCTCTGCTTCTGAAACCGAGTATGAAATCTGTCGCGCACTCATCGAGCGTAACCTGATTCCGGACGACGTGACCATTCAGGTGCTGGTGCAGGCGCGCGAACATCTGATTCGTAAGACGTTTGAAGCGATTCACGGTGCCAAAAATGTGATTGTGCATTTTTATAATTCCACGTCCACCCTGCAGCGCAAGATTGTCTTTCGCAAAGATATGGACGGCATTGTGGACATTGCCGTGCAGGCTGCCAAGCTGATTCGCGCGCTGACGGAAAAAGAAGTGGCACAAACCGGCATGAACATCCGCTATGAGTATTCGCCGGAAAGCTTCAGCGGCACCGAGGTGGAAAATTCGGTGCTCATCTGCGACAGGGTTTTGGAAACCCTCGGCGCAACACCGCAAAATAAGGTGATTCTCAACCTGCCGGACACGGTGGAAATGTGTACGCCGAACACCTTTGCCGACCAGGTAGAGTACTGCATCCGCCACCTGCAGGGGCGTGAAAACGCGGTCATCAGCGTGCATCCGCACAACGACCGCGGCACCGGCGTGGCGGCAACGGAGCTTTCCCTGCTGGCAGGCGCTGAACGCGTGGAGGGCACTCTCTTCGGCAACGGCGAGCGTACCGGCAACGTGGACATCGTGACGCTTGCCATGAATATGTATTCACAGGGCGTTGACCCGAACCTGGATTTCTCGCAAATTCATCATGTACGCGATGTTTATGAGCGCTGCACCGGCATGAAGGTGCCGCCGCGCCAGCCGTATGCGGGCGATTTGGTGTTTACGGCATTTTCCGGTTCCCACCAGGACGCCATCAAAAAGGGCGTGGATTATATGCGTACACAGAACAGCCCGTACTGGGAGGTGCCGTATCTGCCCATTGACCCGGCGGACATTGGGCGCGAGTATGAGCCGATTATTCGTATTAACAGCCAGTCCGGCAAGGGCGGCGCCGCCTTTGTGATGCAGCAGGCATTCGGCTTCCAGCTGCCCAAGGCCATGCATCCGGAGTTCGGCGCGGTGGTCAAGGCTGCCTGCGATGAGGCAGGCCGCGAGCTGCTGCCCAAGGAAGTTTACAGCCTGTTCAGCCGAGAATATCTGGAGGTGAAGTCTCCTTATAATCTGAAAGCCTACAAGCTGCATGAGGAAAACGAAAATGAGGACGAAAATGCTGAAAACGGCACTGCCGTGCATTTTGAGGGGAACCTGCGGTTCCGCCATGAGGATCACCGCGTCAGCGCGGTGGGCAACGGCCCGATTGATGCGTTTTTCCGTGCGCTGGAGCAGGTGGGTATCAAGGACTACACCTTTGTGGCGTATCAGGAGCACGCCATTTCTCGCGGCGCAGACAGCAAGGCGGTTTCCTACATTCATTTGAAGAACCCGCAGGGCAAGGATGTCTTTGGTGTGGGCATTGACAGCAACATCAGCCTGGCATCCATTAAGGGCATCATCTGTGCCATCAATCGCAGTACCCGTTCGTAA